GGCGCGCCCGAAGCCCATCGAACCGGTCTCCGGCACCTTCCGTGTCGATGGCGGCGGCATCAGCGCCCCTTCGCGGGCCGTGTTCTCGAGCCAGGTCGCGACGGCCGCGGCCCCGCGGTCCCTCGACGAGCGCGATCAGGTGATCGCCGACGACCTCATCGTCCAGGGCAGCACCTGCGTCGGCCTCGATTGCGTCAACAACGAGTCGTTCGGCTTCGACACCATCCGGCTGAAGGAGAACAACACCCGGATCAAGTTCGAAGACACCTCGGCCTCGGCTGGCTTTCCCACCCATGACTGGCAGCTCACCGCGAACGATTCGGCGAGCGGCGGCGCAGAGAAGTTTTCCATCGAAGACATCACCGCCGCGACCGTGCCCTTCACCCTCCGAGGCTCTGCCCCCACCAACTCGATCTTCGTCGACGGAACGGGTCGCGTCGGTTTCCGGACGGCCACTCCCGTTCTCGACCTTCACGTGAGCACCTCGAACACGCCGGCCCTCCGCCTCGAACAGACGAATGCCGGCGGGTTCACCGCCCAGACCTGGGACATCGCCGGCAACGAGGCCAACTTCTTCGTCCGCGACGTGACCGGAGGCTCGCGCCTGCCGTTCCGCATCCGTCCCGGCGCACCAACGAGCTCGATCGACATCAACGCCTCGGGGAATGTCGGCGTCGGCACGGCCTCGCCGGAGGTCAAGGTCGACGTGCGTGGCTCGGACGCGGTCTCCGGCTCGTTCTGGTTCACGGTCCCGTCGAATACCGACAGCCCCGTGATGGCCATGCGGCGCGGTCGTGCTGGCGGCGCCGCTACGCTGAGTGGCGACGTCCTCGGACTTCTGGCATTCCGCGGCCATGATGGCACCGCTTTCTCCTCGGTGAACTCCGCGATCATCGGATCGCTCGCTCAGGGGAACTTCTCCGCAACCTCGACCGGTGCACAATTGGTCTTCTTCACCACTCCCTCGGGCTCGGTGTCTCCGGCACTCCGCATGTCGATTACTGACGCCGGGCGCGTGGGGATCGGAACCGGTACCCCCACCGAGAAGCTCGAGGTCAGCGGCGGCAACATTCGCGTGACCGGCGGCTCGTTCATCGACGACGGAACGACGCTCAACGTCCCGGACTATGTCTTCGAGCCGGGCTACGAGCTTCTGCCGATCGATCGGCTGCGGACGTTCCTGTCCGAGAACGGACACCTGCCGAACGTGCCGAGCCGTGACGAGATCAAGTCGAAGGGCCTGAACCTCAGCGCATTCCAGATGCGACTGCTGGAGAAGGTCGAAGAGCTGACCCTGTACACGGTTTCGCAGCACGATCAGCTCGAAGCCCTGAAGAGCGAGAACCAGCAGCTTCGTGCCCGTCTCGACTCGCTCGAGCGGCACTGATCCTCGACACCCCGTTCGACCGTCGTTCCGCAGCGCCGGGTCCTCACCGACCCGGCGCTCGCCGTTTCAGCCGGCCTCTCCCGACACGTTGTGCTAGCGTTTTCGTCGCTCGGAGGACCTCGCCATGCGTGTGCTGGTCATCGGTTTCGACGGCTCCGCCGACTCACGCCGTGCGCTCGACTGGGCGGCCGCCCTGGCCCGCGGCCAGGGCGACGTCGAGCTTCATCTCGTCGAAGCGATCGGCGTTCCCACACTCCCGGGAGCCCTCTCGGTCCGCTCACTCGCCGCGCTGCTCGACGAACACGAGACCGAGCGGCGTGAGCTCCTGGAGCGCGAAGCCGAGAGCCTCCGATCGGCCGGGTTCGCGGCTCGGGGATTCGTTCGCCGATGGCTGCCGACCGAGACGCTCGTCGAGCACGCCACCGAGCTCGGGGCCGAGCTGCTCGTCGTTGGCACGCACGGCAGCGGACGGGCGCGATTCCTCCTGGGTTCCGTCAGCGGGGAGGTGGTGCGGTCCGCCCATCAGCCCGTGCTGCTCGCCCGGGGGTCGCGGCCAGCCCGGCCCCCGCGGCGGGCGCTCCTCGCACTCGATGGCTCTCTGCCATCGCAGCGGGCCGCGCGAGTGGCCGCCCGCTGGTGCCTGGACGCCGAGCTCCTGGCGCTTCATGTCCGCGAAAACGACGCGGCGATGACCTCCGACGAGCTTGCCCAAGCCGTCGGTGCTCTCGGCCTGGGCACCCGAACCGTCGAGCTCCGGCTGTCCGAAGGTCACCCGGCGCAGCGCATTCTGGAACTGATCGCTGCCGAGGAGATCGACCTGCTGGCGACCGGGACGCGCGGGATGGGGCCGCTCGCCGAGCTCCTTCTGGGGAGCGTGAGCGACAAGCTGATCCAACTCGCCGATTGCCCGGTGCTGCTCAGTCGCTGAGCCCCCCGGACGACGGGAGCAGACCGAGGAAACCGGCCGCGCGAAGAAGCGCGCAGATCGACTTTCCGTCGTCGATCCCGCCCGAGAGCGCCAGCGAGAGCGCTTCCTGCAAGGGGAGGCGCTCGACGATCAGGTCTTCGTCCGCCTGCAGGTCCTGGTGGCTGGTTTCGAGCTGCCGCGCGAGAAAGAGCCAGATCCGCTCGTCGGTGAAGCCAGGCGTCGTCCAGATCCAGCCGAGAGGCACGAGCTCACCCGCGCGATACCCTGTCTCCTCCTCGGTCTCACGTCGAGCGCACGACTCGGGGCTCTCGCCCGGGTCGAGCTTGCCAGCCGGAACTTCGAGGATCGTGCCGCCCGTGGCATGGCGATACTGGCGCACCAGAAGAACGCTGCCGTCGGGCGACAGCGGCACGACGGCGGCAGCCCCGGGATGACGGATGATCTCGAGCTCGCAAACCGAGCCATTGGGTAACGCCACCCGCTCGAGATCGACGTTCACGATCCGCCCGGTGAGCTCCCGGCGACGCTCGAGAAGAGTGGCCCGCGGCTCGTTCGCCATCATTCCCCATTCCTCCTCGGCGAAGTCTCTCACGGCGGCCGAGCTCGCCTGACCCCGGACGGAGACTCGGCGAGAGCCGGCCCCCCCACGATTCCAGCATCGATCCGCAGGGGTTGACGAAGGAGGAGAGGGTCGCCTATACTTGCGTCATGGCGCAAGTACGCAAATCCCCCCTGCCTCTCGCCCCGGTCGAGTGCTGTCGCGTCGCGGAATCTGCCTGGCGCCCGGAGTTCTTTCGCGCCCTCGCCGACCCCACGCGATTGAGCCTGCTCTTTCGCCTGGTCGAGCTCGGAGGAGAGGCCACCGTCGGTCGGGTCGCCGGCTGCTGCCCGGTCGACCTCTCCGGGGTGTCCCGACACCTGGCCGCCCTGCGCGCGGCGGGCCTCCTCGCCGCCGAACGGGCCGGCCAGGAGGTGCGTTACCGCATCCGGTGGACCGAGATCGTCAAGACGCTTCGCGACCTGGCCGACAGCCTGGAAGCCTGCTGCCCGGCACCATCCCCCGCCTCTCAACCTCAGGAGATCCTTCATGACGACCGCCGACAAGATCCGTGACGATGTCCGAGACAGCTACGCCAAGGCCGTGACCTCCGGAGGGGGGTGCTGCGGACCCCGCGAGATGAAGGGCGTGGCCGTGAAGAGCGCCGGCTATGCCGCCGAGGAGTTGGCGGCGCTCCCGGACGAGGCCGTCGCCAACGCCTTCGGCTGCGGCAACCCGCTGGCCTTCGCCGAGGTTCAGCCGGGACAGACCGTGCTCGACCTCGGTTCGGGCGCCGGCATCGACCTCCTTCTCGCCGCTCGCCGCGTGGGACCGGAAGGCCGAGTCATCGGCGTCGACATGACCGACGAAATGATCGCCAAGGCCAGGGCCAATGCGGCCGCGGCCGGAGCCCTTCAGGTCGAGGTTCGCAAGGGGCTCATCGAGGCGCTTCCGGTCGACGACGCCTCGGTCGACTGGGTGATCTCGAACTGCGTCATCAACCTCTCGCCGGAGAAGGACCGCGTCTTCTCCGAGATCTCCCGCGTTCTTCGCCCGGGCGGCCGCGTCTCGATCTCCGACATCGTCGCGGAGGATCTGCCGGCCGAGTTGCGGCGCGACCTCGCGGTCTACAGCGCCTGCATCGGCGGAGCGATCTCCGAGCGAGACTACCTGGCCGGGATGCAGCGAGCCGGGCTGGTCGATCCGGAGGTGACCGACCGCCTGGTCTACTCGCCGAGCCAGTTGACCGCGCTCGTCGAGAGTGAGCTCGACGACTCGGCTTGCGGCTGTGGCGGAGCGACGCTGCGAGATCTCGTCCGCCAGTTCGCACCGCACTTCGCAGGCAAGGTGTGGAGCGCGCGGATCACCGCCCGCAAGCCGAACCGCTGATCCCGGTCATCACCCGCGGGGCGACCGCTCTTTCAGGGCCGCCCCGCGACTTCCCTCGCCGCCCACTGGGCGAGGCACGAGCGCGGCGCTGGCCTGCCCGAGTCCGACGCGCTCTCCTCCACGGTCGCGCCTCGCCCGCCGTCGATCGCCATCGCGAAGACCGGGACACCGGCCGCTCGACCAAGATATTCTCTCGCGGCGAGGGACCCCGGACCTGTCGATGAACCGCCAAGAGCTTCAGGACCTCGTCGACCTGCCAGAAGGCGAAGCGCTTCAGACCTATTTCGATCGCCGCAACCTCCGAGTGCTGGCGTCGGTCTCGTGGATCTTCGCCGCCATGTCGTTCGGCGCGCTCTTGGCAGCGCTTTCCGGACCGACTCGAGAGCCGATCCTCGCGCTCTTCTGCGCTGCGAACCTCGCCGGAAACCTCGGCCTCTTCTTTCTCCGCCGTCGACCCTCCCTGCCCGGCGCCGTCCGCCGATGGCTCCTGCTCTATCTCGCCTTGCAAGCGGCGATCCTCCTTTCGGCGGCCAGCGACGACGGCGCAGTGGTCGGCTTCGCCGGCGTCGCCCTGCCGACCGCGCTGCTCGTGCTGCATCTTCGGCCCGGCGAGCGCGTCTTTCTCGTCGCCCTGCTTTCCGTCTCGTCCTGGTTCGTGCTCGCGCGCCTGACTTCGGCTGTCCAGCCGGGTGGACCGACCGGTCCGGCGATCGGCGTCACCGTGCTCGCCTCCCTCGGAGCCCTCGGAGGGTGGTGGAGAACGCGTACGACCCGCCGCCGCTTCCTCCTCGAATGGCACGTCGCGGTCGGCGAGTCTCGCGAACGGTCACGGCTCCGCTCCGAGCTCGCTTTGGCCCGCCAGGTCCAGCTCGGGATGTTGCCCGCGGGACCACCCGATCTGACCTGGCTCGAGCTGGCGGCAAGCTGCGATCCGGCGGCCGAGGTCGGCGGCGACTACTACGACTGGATCGTCCTCTCGCCGACCCGCGTGGCGCTCGTGGTGGGTGACGTCGCCGGCCACGGGATGGCGAGTGGGCTGGTGCTCGCGGGAGTGCGGAGTTGCCTCTACCTGCTCCGTCGCGAGCTCGCCGCTCCGGCCGACGTCCTGGCGCGCCTCGACGAAGTCGTTCGCGAGACGGGAGCGCGACGGATGTTCATGACCCTGCTGATCGTCGTCCTCGACGCCGAACGGCACGAAGCCCGCGTGGTCAGCGCCGGTCACCCGCCGGCGTTGCGCTGGAGCGCCTCGAGCGTCCACGCGGAGAGCCTCGGGGTCCCTTCCCCGCCGCTCGGCACGAAGCTCGGGGCGCAATTCCACGACGAGGTGGTGACGCTCGCAGCCGGCGATCTGCTCGTCCTGCACACCGATGGCGTCATCGAGTCACGGCGCGTCGACGGCGAGCCGTTCGGCGAGGAACGCCTGGCGGCGGAACTTCAGGCCGCCGCTTCGGGATCGGCCGCCGAGATCTGCAGCCGACTCGGCGCGGCCTTGCGCGATTTCCGCGCCGAGCGGCCCGCCGACGACGACTGCACGATCCTCGTGGCACGACTCGGTGAGCTCCCGGATCGCGGCCGATGAATGCCCTCCTGATCACCCGCGCCGACGAGCTCCGTCGAGCCGCTGCGACCTGGAAGCAGGCCGAGATCCTCGCCGTCGACACCGAGTTCGTCTTCGAGCGTACCTACTATCCGCGCCTCGGCCTCGTTCAGCTGGCAACCGCGGGGGAGATCTGGCTCGTCGACCCGGTCGCTTGCGGAGACCTTTCGGCGCTGGGGGACGCTCTGACGGGACCTGGATTGAAAGCCCTCCACTCGGCGACGGGCGACCTCGCCGTGCTCTTCCGTGCCCTCGGAACGCTTCCCCACCCGATCGTCGACACCCAGGTCGCTGCGGCTTTCGCGGGCCTGGGAAGCGGAATCTCGTACCAGCGCCTCGTCGAGGCGGTGATCGGCAAGCTCCTGGTAAAGGGGGAAACTCGCAGCGACTGGCTGGCGCGGCCGCTCTCTCCCGAGCAACTCGCCTACGCCGCCGAAGACGTCGTCGATCTCGAAGAGGTCGTCCTCCAGCTGCGAGAACGCCTTTCGCCTCTCGGTCGGTGGGACTGGGTGCTCGCCGATTCGGCTCGTCTGCTCGAAACGGCCCGACCGTTGCCGGTGGAATCGGCCCCGGATCGTCTCCGGGGTCTCGACCGGCTTCCTCCCGCCGACCGCACCGCGGCCCAGGCGCTGGCGATCTGGCGCGAGCGTGAAGCGATCGCACGGGACCTGCCGCGCCGCTGGGTCCTCGACGACGCGGCGCTCTACCTGCTGGCCCGGTATCGACCGGCCAATCGCGAGGAGCTCGAGGGGATCGCCGGCCTGGAGCAGCGGGCCGTCAAGCGAGACGGCGAGGCCTGGCTGTCGATCCTCGCCGAGGCTGCCAAGTCACCTCTCGAGCCCCGCCTGCCCGCCAGAGGGCGGCCGTCGCCGCGCGAACGTCACCTCGCCGATCGGCTCCATCGCCTGGTGCGGCGACGTGCCGAAGAGCTCGCCCTTCCCCCGGAGCTGCTCGCCTCTCGTCGTCTCGTCGAGGAGCTGGCCGCTGACGCACTGGCGGGTCGCCTCGAGCTTCGTCGCGAGTTGGCCGGTTGGCGGCGGGGGGTCCTCGGCGACGAGCTCCTGGCGGCGGCACGCTCGACCGTCGAATAGACGAAGGCCCCGCCCGGAACAGGTCCGGACGGGGCCGCGAGTGCCCTGCTGGCGAGACTTCAGATCCGAACGACGTTGCGGGCCTGGAGCCCCTTCTGGCCGCTGACGACCTCGAAGGAGACGCGGTCACCCTGGTTCAGCGAGCGGAAGCCCTCGGCGGAAATCGCCGTGTAGTGGACGAAAACGTCCGGGCCGTTGTCGCGCGAGATGAAACCGAAACCCTTCTCGTTGTTGAACCACTTCACGGTGCCCTGCTCGGTCATGCCACTACTCCTTGCTGCAGAGGTTGATCTCGGCCGGCCGGAGCGGCCTGCCCGCGACCCTCTCGCGCGAACGAGGGGCGCATCTTCTTCACGACGTGCTCGCGCGGGCACGCGGTCCTGCAGGACTGGGGAGAGGAGATGAGGCGAGACAAACCGAAAGCGACTCGACTGGAGGAAATTTTCGCGTGTTCTACCAGATCATCTGGTGCGACGCAAGGGCCTCCCGCCATCCGCATCGGTCGAACACGGCTCCCAGGTCGGCCGGCCAGGGGGCCTCGAGCGCCGAGGCGACACCGAGTGGCGGGCTCGGGAGGGTGAGTCGCCAGGCGTGGAGCAGCGGCCGTCCGGGGTCGAGCAACCGGCGAAGCTCCCGGTCCCTCACCCCGTGATGGCGCGGTCCTCCGTACAGGTCGTCGCCGACGATCGGATGGCCGGCGGCGGCAAGATGGACCCGGAGCTGATGGGTTCGACCCGTTTCCGCCCGCATCGCCACCAGGGCGACATGAGGGGCCACGCCGAGCGTCCGGTAGGCGGTGCGCGACGGCTTGCCGCCCGGATCGACCTTCATCCGGCGGCGGTCCTCCCGGTCGGGCCCGAGCGGACTCTCCCACCGTCCCTCGCGTGGCCGCGGATGTCCCCAGACCACCGCCAGATAGGTCTTCTCCACCCGACGCGCGGCAAACGCCTCGACGAGCGCACGATGCGCCTCGGTACCTCGCGAGAGGAGCACCAGGCCTGAGGTTCCGATGTCGAGTCGATGGACGAGTTGCAGCTCCTCGGCGGGCAGCAGCCGTTGATCGCACTCTGGAAGCGAGGCCACCAGCCGGGCAACGGCCGCGCCGGGCTCGGCGAGGCGGGTTGCCAGGCTGACACCGGCCCCTTTGGCGATGGCGACGAAGAGCGCGTCGATCGCGAGCAGCGCGCTCGTCGGAGGGATGACGGGCGCGGTATAGACTCCCGCTCGATGACCAGCTCGGCGATCGACTACTCGGCGCTCGTCCGGCGTGCTCTCCGTGGCGTGGTGCGCGAGGCGCTGGCGCTTGCGGCGCGAGACGGGCTTCCCGGGGAGAACCACTTCTACCTCTCCTTCTCGACACGAGCCGACGGCGTCGAGCTACCCCGAGGCATGCGCGACCTCCATCCCGAGCGGCTGACCATCATCCTGCAGCACCAGTTCTGGGATCTCGAGGTCGACGAGGACCGCTTCGCCGTGACCCTCAGTTTCGGTGGCCAGCGGCAGCGCATCGCCGTGCCGTTCTCTGCGGTCGAGAGCTTCGCCGATCCAGCAGCCGGGCTCGAGCTCCGCTTCGACGAGACCGAAGGCGAGCGCCTCGACTCCCGCGACGACGCCGTCGACGAGATCACGCCGGTCCAGGCCGGCGGCGACTCTGCCGCCTCCGACGCCGGCACGGGCGGCGAAGTCCTGCCGTTCAGCCGGCCGCGCCGGCGCTGAGCCACCCAGGCGCCGCTCAGTGCGGCAACCCGAAGAGGTAGTAGGCGAGACAGATGGCACCCAGCGTCGCACCGCCGGCCGTCACTTCACGCCAGCGCCCGGCGACGAGCTTGCAGAGCGGCGCGAGCAGCAACCCGGCGGTCAGTCCATTCGCGATGTTGTAGGTGAAGACCATCATCGCCAGCGTCGCGAAGGCGGGGACGAGCTCTGTCGGGTCGTCGAACGCGATCCGGCGCGCCGACGCCACCATCAGGATCCCGACCAGCACGAGCGCCGGCGCATAGGCGTAGCGCATCGTCTGCAACGGCTCGATCAGCGGCAGGAAGAAGAGCGAGAGCGCGAACAGGGCGGCGGTCACGAGAGCGGCGAGCCCGGTCCGCGCCCCGTCGCGGATCCCGGTAGCCGACTCGATGTAGGCGCCGCTGGTCGACGTGCCGAGCAGTCCACTGGCGACGCACGAGATGGCGTCGACGACCATCGGTCGCTCGATCTGCGGCAGGTTGCCCCGCTCGTCGAGCATCTCGCCTGCGGCGCCGACGCCGACCAGCGTGCCGAGGGTATCGAGGAACCCCATCAGGAACAGTGTCAGGAGGATCGGCAGGAGATCGAGGCGGAGCACCCCCGGCACATCGAGCTGAAAGGCGATCGGGGCGAGCGAATAGTCGCCCTGGAACGGCAAGGCGAAGACACCGCGCGGGGCGCTTCCGTGCCCGGTGGCGATGCCGATCACCGCCGTGATCACGATGCCGAGGAAAATCGCTCCCTTCACCCGCCGCAGATAGAGCGCGACCATCACGGCGAATCCGACGAGGGCCAGCAGCACCTCGGGCGAGCGCAGGTCGCCGATCTTCAGCGGCACGTCGGGCGCCCGGAGACGCTCGCCCCCGGCCGCCAGGAGCGCGGCGGGCGGCATGCCGGTGACGAAGCTGGTGACGATCCCGGTCTCGTAGAGCCCGATGAGCGAGAGGAAGAGACCGATGCCTACCGCGAAACTGTGCTTGAGGCTCGCCGAAATGGACTCCGCGAGCCAGCGCCGCACGCCGAGCAGGGTGATCAGCAGGAAGAGGATCCCCGAGAGGAAGACGGCGCCGAGCCGCTGCTGCCAGCCGATCCCCATCGCCGCCAGTCCGAAGGCGATGAACGCGTTCTCCCCCATGTAGGGTGCCACGGCGATCGGCCGGTTGGCGTAGAGCCCCATCAGTGCCGAGCCGAAGGCCGCCACGACGACGGTGGCGACGGTGCTCGGCCCCACCGGGAGGCCGGCGAAGGAGAGGATCGCCGGGTTGACGACGATGATGTAGGCCAGCGTCACGAACGTCGTCACCCCACCGAGCATCTCCGTGCGTACGGTGGAGCCGCGCTTGCCGATCTCGAACCACCCTCCGAGACTCATCGCTCGATCCTCCTCAGCGTCTCCAGGTCGCCCTTGCTCCAGAAGAAGTAGGCGAGCCAGCGCTGCCGCTCGGCTCGATCTTCGCTCACCCAGGAGCTCGCAGCCCTCTCGGCGAGCGGGCTGCCCGGGAAATACTGCGTCAGGAAGGCCGCCGCGTTGGCGGCCACCGGATTCGTCACGCGTGCCGCCACCTCGTGGCGGCTGCTCTCCTGTTCGAACACCGGCGGCCACGGGTTGTAGGCCCCGAGCAGCGCGACGAGCACCGACGGGGCGAGGGCGGCGACGAATCCGGTGCGGCCGGCCCCCCGCATCACCGCCGGGGCGAAATACAGCAGGAGCGGCGCGATCGGGATCAGGTAGCGGAAGCCGTACGACCAACCGCCGAAGGAACCGGCGAAGAGAACGTGGAAGACGATCTGCACCGCGATTCCGCAAGCGAGCCAGCGGGCGTCGATCGCCTCCGGACGCGGCTCGGGTCGGGAACCTGGCGACTCGCGCCGGCCCCACGCCACGAGCCCGAGACCGGCGGCGCCGAACAGGAGGACCGGCGAAAGCGAGAAGAACCCCCGCCAGCCGAAGAGCGCTTCGAGCGGATAGGTCCACCCTTGCGGCAGCACGACCCCGGCCACGCTCGGAGCGACCTCGGCGCTCGCGTCGACCGCGCCGGGGACCAGCTTCGGCGGCCAGGGATGACCGACGATCAGGAAGTCGGCGAGGACGCCGAGCGCGGCACAGACGGCGACGCTGACGGCGAAGCGCCGAATCGTTCCGCGATGCCGGCGGCGCAACGAAAGGGCGAGGAAGGGGAGCATCCCAGCTCCGGGAACGATGTCGACGCAGGCCGCGAGGCCGCCCCACAGCCCGGCCCGCCCACCCTCTCCACGCCATGCTGCGTGCCAGGCCGCG
This genomic window from Holophagales bacterium contains:
- a CDS encoding NCS2 family permease — protein: MSLGGWFEIGKRGSTVRTEMLGGVTTFVTLAYIIVVNPAILSFAGLPVGPSTVATVVVAAFGSALMGLYANRPIAVAPYMGENAFIAFGLAAMGIGWQQRLGAVFLSGILFLLITLLGVRRWLAESISASLKHSFAVGIGLFLSLIGLYETGIVTSFVTGMPPAALLAAGGERLRAPDVPLKIGDLRSPEVLLALVGFAVMVALYLRRVKGAIFLGIVITAVIGIATGHGSAPRGVFALPFQGDYSLAPIAFQLDVPGVLRLDLLPILLTLFLMGFLDTLGTLVGVGAAGEMLDERGNLPQIERPMVVDAISCVASGLLGTSTSGAYIESATGIRDGARTGLAALVTAALFALSLFFLPLIEPLQTMRYAYAPALVLVGILMVASARRIAFDDPTELVPAFATLAMMVFTYNIANGLTAGLLLAPLCKLVAGRWREVTAGGATLGAICLAYYLFGLPH
- a CDS encoding RNA pseudouridine synthase; this encodes MASLPECDQRLLPAEELQLVHRLDIGTSGLVLLSRGTEAHRALVEAFAARRVEKTYLAVVWGHPRPREGRWESPLGPDREDRRRMKVDPGGKPSRTAYRTLGVAPHVALVAMRAETGRTHQLRVHLAAAGHPIVGDDLYGGPRHHGVRDRELRRLLDPGRPLLHAWRLTLPSPPLGVASALEAPWPADLGAVFDRCGWREALASHQMIW
- a CDS encoding DUF2029 domain-containing protein, which codes for MTSSTSDHRKRAWVGAGVAFGLLAVLTHGQVFRAGNDASRWAQVEAIVDYGEPSIDRSQFAWTIDRVTLDGHLYSNKPPVLSLAAAGTYGLVRWVTGGSLADPVARQRLVYLVTLLLVGGSAAWLVGEMSRALARRPDVGAEEASLVLAATACGTTLTSFATTLNNHTVAAALLFAAWHAAWRGEGGRAGLWGGLAACVDIVPGAGMLPFLALSLRRRHRGTIRRFAVSVAVCAALGVLADFLIVGHPWPPKLVPGAVDASAEVAPSVAGVVLPQGWTYPLEALFGWRGFFSLSPVLLFGAAGLGLVAWGRRESPGSRPEPRPEAIDARWLACGIAVQIVFHVLFAGSFGGWSYGFRYLIPIAPLLLYFAPAVMRGAGRTGFVAALAPSVLVALLGAYNPWPPVFEQESSRHEVAARVTNPVAANAAAFLTQYFPGSPLAERAASSWVSEDRAERQRWLAYFFWSKGDLETLRRIER
- the rnd gene encoding ribonuclease D; this translates as MNALLITRADELRRAAATWKQAEILAVDTEFVFERTYYPRLGLVQLATAGEIWLVDPVACGDLSALGDALTGPGLKALHSATGDLAVLFRALGTLPHPIVDTQVAAAFAGLGSGISYQRLVEAVIGKLLVKGETRSDWLARPLSPEQLAYAAEDVVDLEEVVLQLRERLSPLGRWDWVLADSARLLETARPLPVESAPDRLRGLDRLPPADRTAAQALAIWREREAIARDLPRRWVLDDAALYLLARYRPANREELEGIAGLEQRAVKRDGEAWLSILAEAAKSPLEPRLPARGRPSPRERHLADRLHRLVRRRAEELALPPELLASRRLVEELAADALAGRLELRRELAGWRRGVLGDELLAAARSTVE
- a CDS encoding cold-shock protein, with the translated sequence MTEQGTVKWFNNEKGFGFISRDNGPDVFVHYTAISAEGFRSLNQGDRVSFEVVSGQKGLQARNVVRI
- a CDS encoding helix-turn-helix transcriptional regulator produces the protein MAQVRKSPLPLAPVECCRVAESAWRPEFFRALADPTRLSLLFRLVELGGEATVGRVAGCCPVDLSGVSRHLAALRAAGLLAAERAGQEVRYRIRWTEIVKTLRDLADSLEACCPAPSPASQPQEILHDDRRQDP
- a CDS encoding NUDIX hydrolase; this translates as MANEPRATLLERRRELTGRIVNVDLERVALPNGSVCELEIIRHPGAAAVVPLSPDGSVLLVRQYRHATGGTILEVPAGKLDPGESPESCARRETEEETGYRAGELVPLGWIWTTPGFTDERIWLFLARQLETSHQDLQADEDLIVERLPLQEALSLALSGGIDDGKSICALLRAAGFLGLLPSSGGLSD
- a CDS encoding PP2C family protein-serine/threonine phosphatase, which encodes MNRQELQDLVDLPEGEALQTYFDRRNLRVLASVSWIFAAMSFGALLAALSGPTREPILALFCAANLAGNLGLFFLRRRPSLPGAVRRWLLLYLALQAAILLSAASDDGAVVGFAGVALPTALLVLHLRPGERVFLVALLSVSSWFVLARLTSAVQPGGPTGPAIGVTVLASLGALGGWWRTRTTRRRFLLEWHVAVGESRERSRLRSELALARQVQLGMLPAGPPDLTWLELAASCDPAAEVGGDYYDWIVLSPTRVALVVGDVAGHGMASGLVLAGVRSCLYLLRRELAAPADVLARLDEVVRETGARRMFMTLLIVVLDAERHEARVVSAGHPPALRWSASSVHAESLGVPSPPLGTKLGAQFHDEVVTLAAGDLLVLHTDGVIESRRVDGEPFGEERLAAELQAAASGSAAEICSRLGAALRDFRAERPADDDCTILVARLGELPDRGR
- the arsM gene encoding arsenite methyltransferase; amino-acid sequence: MTTADKIRDDVRDSYAKAVTSGGGCCGPREMKGVAVKSAGYAAEELAALPDEAVANAFGCGNPLAFAEVQPGQTVLDLGSGAGIDLLLAARRVGPEGRVIGVDMTDEMIAKARANAAAAGALQVEVRKGLIEALPVDDASVDWVISNCVINLSPEKDRVFSEISRVLRPGGRVSISDIVAEDLPAELRRDLAVYSACIGGAISERDYLAGMQRAGLVDPEVTDRLVYSPSQLTALVESELDDSACGCGGATLRDLVRQFAPHFAGKVWSARITARKPNR
- a CDS encoding universal stress protein, whose amino-acid sequence is MRVLVIGFDGSADSRRALDWAAALARGQGDVELHLVEAIGVPTLPGALSVRSLAALLDEHETERRELLEREAESLRSAGFAARGFVRRWLPTETLVEHATELGAELLVVGTHGSGRARFLLGSVSGEVVRSAHQPVLLARGSRPARPPRRALLALDGSLPSQRAARVAARWCLDAELLALHVRENDAAMTSDELAQAVGALGLGTRTVELRLSEGHPAQRILELIAAEEIDLLATGTRGMGPLAELLLGSVSDKLIQLADCPVLLSR